From a single Phocoena sinus isolate mPhoSin1 chromosome 1, mPhoSin1.pri, whole genome shotgun sequence genomic region:
- the LOC116755174 gene encoding dimethylaniline monooxygenase [N-oxide-forming] 5-like isoform X2, producing MTKKRIAVIGGGASGLTSIKCCLEEGLEPVCFEGTDDIGGLWRFQEEPEEGRASIYKSVVINTSKEMMCFSDYPVPDHYPNYMHNSQVLEYFRMYAKEFDLLKYIRFKTTVCSVKKQPDFSTSGQWEVVTVSEGKKEVNVFDGVMVCTGHHTNAHLPLESFPGIEKFKGQYFHSRDYKNPESFTGKRVIIIGIGNSGSDLAVEVSHTAKQVFLSTRRGAWIFNRVGDYGYPFDVLLTSRFQYFMKKICGQSIANTFLEKKMNQRFDHEMFGLKPKHRDKDIALTK from the exons ATGACCAAGAAAAGAATCGCTGTGATTGGGGGAGGAGCGAGTGGGCTCACGTCTATCAAGTGCTGCCTGGAAGAAGGCTTGGAGCCCGTCTGCTTTGAAGGGACTGATGACATCGGAGGGCTGTGGAGGTTTCAG GAAGAACCTGAAGAAGGAAGGGCCAGTATTTACAAGTCAGTGGTCATCAACACTTCTAAGGAGATGATGTGCTTCAGTGACTATCCCGTCCCAGATCACTATCCTAACTACATGCACAACTCCCAGGTCCTGGAGTATTTCAGGATGTATGCCAAAGAATTTGACCTTCTAAAGTACATTCGATTTAAG ACCACCGTGTGCAGTGTGAAGAAGCAGCCTGATTTCTCCACTTCAGGCCAATGGGAGGTGGTCACGGTATCTGAAGGGAAAAAGGAGGTGAATGTCTTCGATGGAGTTATGGTTTGCACTGGCCATCACACCAATGCTCACTTACCCTTGGAAAGCTTCCCTG GAATTGAGAAGTTCAAAGGACAGTACTTCCATAGTCGAGATTATAAGAATCCAGAGAGTTTCACTGGAAAGAGAGTCATTATAATTGGCATTGGGAATTCTGGAAGCGATCTGGCTGTGGAAGTTAGCCACACAGCCAAGCAG GTTTTCCTCAGCACAAGAAGAGGGGCTTGGATCTTCAATCGTGTCGGAGACTATGGATATCCTTTTGATGTGTTGTTGACTTCTCGATTTCAATATTTTATGAAGAAGATTTGTGGTCAATCAATAGCaaatacatttttggaaaaaaagatgaaCCAAAGGTTTGATCATGAAATGTTTGGCCTGAAGCCTAAACACAG ggATAAAGACATTGCCCtcacaaaatga
- the LOC116755174 gene encoding dimethylaniline monooxygenase [N-oxide-forming] 5-like isoform X1, translating into MTKKRIAVIGGGASGLTSIKCCLEEGLEPVCFEGTDDIGGLWRFQEEPEEGRASIYKSVVINTSKEMMCFSDYPVPDHYPNYMHNSQVLEYFRMYAKEFDLLKYIRFKTTVCSVKKQPDFSTSGQWEVVTVSEGKKEVNVFDGVMVCTGHHTNAHLPLESFPGIEKFKGQYFHSRDYKNPESFTGKRVIIIGIGNSGSDLAVEVSHTAKQVFLSTRRGAWIFNRVGDYGYPFDVLLTSRFQYFMKKICGQSIANTFLEKKMNQRFDHEMFGLKPKHRALSQQPTINDDLPNCIISGLVKVKTNVKEFTETAAIFEDGSREDDIDAVIFATGYSFAFPFVEDSVKVVKNKISLYKKVFPPNLEKPTLAIIGLIQPLGAIMPISELQGRWVTQVFKGIKTLPSQNEMIKEIAKAREDMAKRYVDSQRHTIQGDYIDTMDELADLVGVRPNLLSLAFTDPKLALQLFWGPCTPIQYRLQGPGKWDGARKAILTTEDRIRKPLMTRVIESNNSTTSTITVARFMLAVAFFAIIMTYF; encoded by the exons ATGACCAAGAAAAGAATCGCTGTGATTGGGGGAGGAGCGAGTGGGCTCACGTCTATCAAGTGCTGCCTGGAAGAAGGCTTGGAGCCCGTCTGCTTTGAAGGGACTGATGACATCGGAGGGCTGTGGAGGTTTCAG GAAGAACCTGAAGAAGGAAGGGCCAGTATTTACAAGTCAGTGGTCATCAACACTTCTAAGGAGATGATGTGCTTCAGTGACTATCCCGTCCCAGATCACTATCCTAACTACATGCACAACTCCCAGGTCCTGGAGTATTTCAGGATGTATGCCAAAGAATTTGACCTTCTAAAGTACATTCGATTTAAG ACCACCGTGTGCAGTGTGAAGAAGCAGCCTGATTTCTCCACTTCAGGCCAATGGGAGGTGGTCACGGTATCTGAAGGGAAAAAGGAGGTGAATGTCTTCGATGGAGTTATGGTTTGCACTGGCCATCACACCAATGCTCACTTACCCTTGGAAAGCTTCCCTG GAATTGAGAAGTTCAAAGGACAGTACTTCCATAGTCGAGATTATAAGAATCCAGAGAGTTTCACTGGAAAGAGAGTCATTATAATTGGCATTGGGAATTCTGGAAGCGATCTGGCTGTGGAAGTTAGCCACACAGCCAAGCAG GTTTTCCTCAGCACAAGAAGAGGGGCTTGGATCTTCAATCGTGTCGGAGACTATGGATATCCTTTTGATGTGTTGTTGACTTCTCGATTTCAATATTTTATGAAGAAGATTTGTGGTCAATCAATAGCaaatacatttttggaaaaaaagatgaaCCAAAGGTTTGATCATGAAATGTTTGGCCTGAAGCCTAAACACAG AGCTCTGAGTCAGCAACCAACCATAAATGATGATCTGCCAAACTGTATAATTTCGGGCTTGGTGAAGGTGAAAACAAACGTGAAGGAATTCACAGAGACAGCGGCCATATTTGAGGATGGCTCCAGAGAGGATGACATTGATGCTGTGATCTTTGCTACAGGCTATAGCTTTGCCTTTCCTTTTGTTGAAGATTCTGTCAAAGTAGTCAAAAACAAGATATCCCTGTATAAAAAGGTCTTCCCTCCTAACCTAGAAAAGCCAACTCTTGCAATCATAGGCTTGATCCAGCCCTTGGGTGCCATTATGCCCATTTCAGAGCTCCAAGGACGCTGGGTCACTCAAGTATTTAAAG ggATAAAGACATTGCCCtcacaaaatgaaatgataaaagaaatagCTAAGGCTCGAGAGGATATGGCCAAAAG GTATGTGGACAGTCAACGCCATACCATTCAGGGAGACTATATAGATACCATGGATGAGCTTGCTGATCTGGTGGGCGTCAGGCCCAATCTGCTGTCCCTGGCCTTCACTGACCCCAAATTGGCATTACAGCTATTTTGGGGACCCTGTACTCCAATCCAGTATCGGCTACAGGGCCCTGGAAAGTGGGATGGAGCTCGAAAAGCTATCCTCACCACAGAAGATCGTATCAGGAAGCCGCTAATGACAAGAGTAATTGAAAGCAACAATTCCACAACTTCAACAATAACAGTGGCCAGGTTTATGCTGGCTGTGGCTTTCTTTGCTATAATTATGACCTATTTTTAG